In the Brassica napus cultivar Da-Ae chromosome A7, Da-Ae, whole genome shotgun sequence genome, one interval contains:
- the BNAA07G03580D gene encoding uncharacterized protein BNAA07G03580D, producing the protein MASPPIPNRPNPKPRNSEAGDPLRRSFGGNPFPVNSKVNVPSDVSRRKSFGGRDFSDKENETKAPPTPKGSKNFMSPTISAVSKINPSPRKRVLSDKNQVTRSLSDVKGLTFEEDTKSHHSCVSFSAEKKPFERPHDMTVTDFDEDKGIVYSDPRFRISPRPSVPYSSPEFADREVGPVLPPYDPKKNYLSPRPQFLHYRPNPRVEKQLDELFISESSSSDTELSSSAEKQEKDGESDEEVVCESIEETSRVPKQSGFRPFRFLGWFLAMSMGYLLVSATFSGLSILEESPSYEFNLPTAIKEFAEANKLSERLWTSTESSLVCVGKMISRLGGRTEEYAPLQFHNLTYTLEEENTVFQPTRVEINGEPLQEKVRGENSLEDDYELEEESGGEKNSVDEQTEMSPSTDIELKEGEENLEAIVIEEPEVILTEVSNGSQGLESQENLGTGSIKTDQVEIEAIYTNQHDVETAAIIKAHQQVESVLADAESGREEGFRDITAETSDDGLQPKLQENEVVANAAESGSENGLGKIAAETSEDVHPEARSFNKAMIVLSSTVMVVLLAAVAFLFTKKEKPGAPSAPEPVELNLAHVPVENLVKEKLNIQAEEVDDRISNSVHKKSSSLSNNKDPKEHQSLGGSSKLRRESMASSASEYSVGSFSYGSFTTYEKIPIKSGDGEEEMITPVRRSSRIRKHHQPSSMLF; encoded by the exons ATGGCTTCTCCTCCTATCCCAAACagaccaaaccctaaacccagaaACTCCGAGGCCGGTGATCCTTTGCGCCGGAGTTTCGGAGGCAACCCTTTTCCGGTCAACTCTAAAGTCAACGTCCCCTCAG ATGTTTCTCGGAGGAAATCTTTTGGGGGCAGAGACTTTAGCGACAAAGAGAACGAGACCAAAGCCCCTCCAACTCCAAAAGGTTCCAAGAACTTCATGTCCCCAACAATCTCTGCTGTTTCCAAAATCAACCCATCTCCAAGGAAGCGAGTCTTGTCTGATAAAAACCAAGTCACTCGATCCTTGTCTGACGTGAAGGGCCTAACCTTTGAGGAGGACACCAAAAGCCATCACTCATGTGTTTCATTTTCAGCTGAAAAGAAGCCGTTTGAGCGACCACATGACATGACTGTCACTGATTTCGATGAGGACAAGGGGATTGTTTATTCTGATCCAAGGTTCAGGATTAGCCCTCGCCCTTCTGTTCCATACTCATCTCCTGAGTTTGCAGATCGTGAAGTTGGTCCAGTGCTGCCTCCTTATGATCCCAAGAAGAATTATCTGTCGCCGAGGCCTCAGTTCCTTCATTATAGGCCTAATCCAAGAGTTGAGAAGCAGCTGGATGAGCTTTTCATCTCTGAAAGCTCTTCTTCCGACACTGAACTGTCGTCATCCGCCGAGAAACAAGAGAAGGATGGAGAGAGTGATGAAGAAGTTGTTTGTGAGAGCATTGAAGAGACAAGTCGAGTTCCAAAACAGTCAGGTTTCAGACCATTCAGGTTCCTTGGTTGGTTTCTGGCTATGTCTATGGGGTATCTGTTGGTTTCAGCGACCTTTTCTGGACTTTCAATCCTTGAAGAATCACCTTCGTACGAGTTCAATCTCCCAACAGCCATCAAAGAGTTTGCAGAAGCTAACAAGTTGAGTGAAAGGCTCTGGACTTCGACAGAATCATCACTTGTGTGCGTGGGTAAGATGATCTCACGTCTAGGAGGGCGAACAGAGGAATATGCTCCATTGCAATTTCATAACTTGACCTATACTTTGGAAGAGGAGAATACTGTTTTCCAGCCAACAAGAGTTGAAATCAATGGAGAACCATTACAAGAGAAGGTCAGAGGTGAAAACAGTCTTGAGGATGACTATGAACTTGAGGAGGAAAGTGGTGGTGAGAAAAACTCAGTTGATGAACAGACTGAGATGTCACCAAGCACAGACATAGAGTTGAAGGAAGGAGAAGAGAACTTGGAAGCTATAGTGATTGAAGAACCTGAGGTGATTCTTACTGAAGTAAGCAATGGTTCACAAGGTCTTGAATCTCAAGAAAATCTTGGAACTGGATCAATCAAAACGGACCAGGTTGAGATAGAAGCTATCTACACTAACCAGCATGATGTTGAAACCGCTGCCATCATCAAAGCGCACCAGCAAGTAGAGAGTGTCTTAGCTGATGCTGAAAGTGGACGAGAAGAAGGTTTTAGGGATATCACAGCAGAGACAAGTGATGATGGTCTTCAACCTAAACTGCAAGAGAATGAAGTTGTGGCTAATGCTGCTGAAAGTGGATCAGAAAATGGCCTTGGGAAAATTGCAGCAGAAACTAGTGAAGATGTTCATCCTGAAGCAAGATCATTTAATAAGGCAATGATAGTATTGTCCTCGACCGTGATGGTTGTTCTACTCGCAGCGGTTGCTTTCTTATTCACCAAGAAGGAAAAGCCCGGGGCTCCATCAGCTCCTGAACCAGTGGAGTTAAACTTGGCTCATGTGCCAGTGGAGAATCTGGTGAAAGAAAAGCTGAATATCCAAGCAGAAGAAGTTGATGACAGGATAAGTAACAGTGTTCATAAAAAGAGCTCATCCCTCAGCAACAACAAAGATCCTAAGGAACATCAAAGCCTAGGAGGCAGCAGCAAGTTGAGGAGAGAATCAATGGCATCATCAGCATCAGAATACTCCGTAGGCTCTTTCTCATACGGAAGTTTCACCACTTATGAGAAAATACCCATCAAAAGT GGGGATGGAGAGGAAGAGATGATAACACCTGTGAGACGTTCAAGCCGAATCAGGAAACACCACCAACCTTCTTCTATGCTATTCTAG
- the LOC106433663 gene encoding glycine-rich RNA-binding protein 2 — protein sequence MDSAESEYRCFVGGLAWATDEQSLGRTFSEFGEVLDSKIIIDRETGRSKGFGFVTFKDEESMRAAIERMNGQELDGRNITVNEAQARSSRGGNGGGYNRGGGGYGGGGYGSGGGGYGGRRDQGGYGGGGYGGGRREGGYAGGGGDGGYSGRSDSGNWRE from the exons ATGGATTCTGCAGAGAGCGAGTACAGGTGTTTCGTCGGAGGCTTAGCTTGGGCCACCGACGAGCAATCTCTCGGAAGAACTTTCAGTGAATTCGGAGAAGTTCTCGATTCCAAG ATCATTATTGATCGTGAGACAGGGAGGTCCAAAGGGTTCGGATTCGTGACTTTTAAAGATGAGGAATCGATGAGAGCTGCGATTGAGAGGATGAACGGTCAAGAACTTGATGGTCGGAACATCACTGTCAACGAGGCTCAAGCTCGTAGTAGTCGCGGTGGTAACGGCGGTGGATATAATCGTGGAGGAGGTGGTTACGGAGGTGGCGGTTATGGAAGTGGTGGGGGTGGATACGGAGGCAGGCGTGATCAAGGTGGATACGGAGGTGGTGGTTATGGAGGTGGGCGTCGTGAGGGTGGTTACGCTGGTGGTGGCGGAGACGGAGGTTATAGTGGCCGATCCGACAGTGGAAACTGGAGAGAATGA
- the LOC111201264 gene encoding protein ALP1-like, which translates to MSLGIFRSLCVILESKYGLHPTLNVSIEESVAMFLRICGHNEVQRDVGLRFGRTQETVNRKFFEVLRATELLACDYVKTPTRRELLRIPERLQMDRRYWPYFSGFVGAVDGVHVCVKVKPELQGMYWNRHDRTSFNIMAICDLNMLFTYVWNGAPGSCHDTAVLTMAQDGDSDFPLPPGDKYYVADSGYPNKQGFLAPYRSSRNGVIRYHMSHFNNGPPPKNKQELFNRCHASLRSVIERTFGVWKKKWRILSEFPRYDIAVQKRVVSAKMGLHNFIRISNYFDEDFVEEMRHTNTSNEDSENEISDMETTNMADGDHMTNIRDNIADMLWANH; encoded by the coding sequence ATGTCTCTTGGTATTTTCAGATCTTTATGTGTCATATTGGAATCAAAATATGGTTTACATCCCACTCTTAATGTTAGCATTGAAGAGAGTGTGGCAATGTTTTTGCGAATTTGTGGGCacaatgaagttcaaagagatgtTGGATTACGGTTTGGACGGACACAAGAGACAGTGAATAGAAAATTTTTTGAAGTTCTTAGGGCGACAGAGTTACTTGCTTGTGATTATGTTAAGACTCCAACAAGACGAGAACTACTTCGAATTCCTGAAAGGCTGCAAATGGACAGAAGATATTGGCCATATTTTAGTGGATTTGTAGGAGCTGTGGATGGAGTTCATGTATGTGTTAAAGTGAAGCCTGAACTACAAGGAATGTACTGGAATCGACATGATAGGACATCATTTAACATCATGGCGATATGTGATCTCAATATGTTGTTTACATATGTTTGGAATGGAGCACCCGGATCATGTCACGATACAGCAGTTCTCACGATGGCACAAGACGGTGATTCTGATTTTCCTTTGCCTCCAGGAGACAAGTATTATGTAGCTGATTCTGGGTATCCGAATAAGCAAGGTTTTTTGGCTCCATATAGATCTTCTCGGAATGGTGTTATTAGGTATCACATGTCTCATTTCAACAATGGTCCTCCTCCTAAGAATAAACAAGAACTGTTTAATCGATGTCATGCATCTCTACGTTCCGTTATTGAAAGGACATTTGGAGTTTGGAAGAAGAAATGGAGGATTTTGAGTGAATTTCCGAGATATGATATCGCAGTTCAAAAAAGAGTGGTAAGTGCTAAAATGGGATTGCATAATTTTATCagaatttcaaattattttgatgaagattttgtTGAAGAAATGAGACATACAAATACCAGCAACGAAGATTCTGAAAATGAAATAAGTGACATGGAGACAACAAATATGGCTGATGGAGATCATATGACAAACATTAGAGACAACATTGCCGATATGTTATGGGCAaatcattaa